In Saccharolobus solfataricus, a genomic segment contains:
- a CDS encoding lipoate--protein ligase family protein, which yields MLRIIVDGPRDPYYNMAIDEAIMLTRNSVNYDTLRLYMWSPSGVSLGRGQNANAAYLDNIKELGFKLVRRPTGGGALLHPEDNEITYSVVLSASNTIAKLSVDESAVEIAKGILYTLQILGENVDIRGLGDMKKHDLCYLRSGSSDVIVAGRKISGSAQVRDDKALLQHGTLLLRFEPEIWLKVIRAPGVTEEFLKSRIVGLFEFMEVEIDQIFDAMIKGFSKALNEIDVFMGSLTPKEIKLSNKLYKEKYSNEKWNLLGIQ from the coding sequence ATGCTAAGAATCATAGTTGATGGTCCTAGAGATCCTTATTATAATATGGCAATTGATGAGGCAATAATGCTGACTAGAAATAGTGTTAATTATGATACGTTAAGACTATACATGTGGTCTCCATCAGGTGTAAGTTTAGGTAGGGGACAAAACGCTAATGCTGCGTACTTAGATAACATTAAGGAGTTAGGGTTTAAATTAGTGAGAAGGCCAACTGGAGGTGGGGCATTACTACATCCAGAAGATAACGAAATTACATATAGTGTGGTATTGTCAGCTAGCAATACAATAGCTAAATTAAGTGTTGATGAGTCTGCCGTAGAGATCGCTAAGGGTATATTATACACTCTTCAAATCTTAGGTGAAAACGTTGACATTAGAGGTTTGGGGGATATGAAAAAACACGACTTATGTTATTTGAGAAGTGGATCAAGCGATGTGATAGTTGCTGGGAGAAAAATATCTGGATCAGCCCAAGTAAGGGATGATAAAGCGTTATTACAGCATGGTACATTGCTACTTAGATTTGAACCAGAAATTTGGTTAAAGGTGATTAGAGCACCAGGAGTTACTGAGGAGTTCTTAAAAAGTAGGATAGTAGGCTTATTTGAATTTATGGAAGTTGAAATAGATCAAATTTTTGACGCAATGATAAAAGGTTTCAGTAAGGCGTTAAATGAAATAGACGTATTTATGGGAAGTCTGACTCCGAAGGAGATAAAATTATCTAATAAACTTTACAAAGAAAAATATTCTAACGAGAAGTGGAATTTACTAGGTATCCAATAA
- a CDS encoding FAD-binding oxidoreductase, with product MISKLAEIVGEEWVISGDEAKLYSYPAFIPLKIEPPVVVLPGSEEEVISLVNFLNENNIKYIVRGSGTSLSGATTPTQGEVVISLTRLNRIYSLDNFEITVGPGLANFLINKTLGNSNLFYAPDPSSYVVSSIGGNISHDSGGMHTPKYGTTFDSIIRLKVLLSNGHVEEIGSSNFFDPTSIFVGAEGTLGVILRATLRLFPKPEVSKTILASFNSIDDAGKAVVSVYKAGVTPAAMEFLDKNSIIAIENTQYKANYPMAEAILLIELDGYSVNVEEEEVRVVSAIRNNNGEVFIPKDEEEKNRWWWGRKGAFPSFAYYSPAYLTLDANVPRSTLPTMLRFTYEISKKYGLPVANSFHAGDGTLHPLIGFDPKNADETIKAIKAAEEITKLAIKVGGVPSGEHGIGIEKIKFMKLYYSEDDLTLMRRLKATFDPKRLLNPCKLIPPAKNEICNTVNRIHTYLLEGDI from the coding sequence GTGATTAGCAAATTAGCTGAAATAGTGGGCGAGGAGTGGGTAATTTCTGGAGATGAAGCTAAACTATATTCCTACCCGGCATTTATACCATTAAAAATAGAACCTCCAGTTGTCGTTTTACCCGGAAGTGAGGAGGAGGTAATTTCTTTAGTAAATTTTCTGAATGAGAATAATATAAAGTATATAGTAAGGGGTTCTGGGACAAGTTTAAGTGGGGCAACCACACCAACACAAGGTGAAGTAGTAATTTCGTTAACAAGGCTAAACAGAATTTATTCACTGGATAATTTTGAAATTACGGTAGGACCAGGATTAGCAAACTTTTTAATTAATAAAACATTAGGTAATTCTAACCTTTTCTACGCCCCAGATCCTTCAAGTTATGTGGTATCATCTATAGGCGGTAATATAAGTCACGACTCAGGTGGGATGCATACTCCAAAATATGGCACTACGTTCGACAGTATAATTAGGTTAAAGGTTCTTTTAAGTAATGGACATGTTGAGGAGATTGGTAGTAGTAATTTCTTTGATCCTACATCAATATTTGTAGGCGCAGAGGGTACTTTAGGAGTTATCTTAAGGGCGACGCTAAGGTTATTCCCGAAACCTGAAGTTAGTAAGACTATTCTAGCCTCATTTAATTCTATTGACGATGCTGGGAAAGCAGTTGTAAGCGTATATAAAGCTGGAGTAACACCAGCAGCAATGGAATTTCTAGATAAGAATTCCATAATTGCCATAGAGAACACTCAATATAAAGCAAATTATCCTATGGCTGAAGCTATTCTCCTAATAGAACTTGACGGGTATAGTGTTAATGTGGAAGAGGAGGAGGTCAGAGTAGTGAGTGCGATAAGGAATAATAATGGTGAAGTGTTTATCCCTAAAGATGAGGAAGAGAAAAATAGATGGTGGTGGGGTAGAAAGGGAGCTTTTCCATCATTTGCCTATTACTCTCCGGCTTATTTAACATTAGACGCTAATGTTCCCAGATCGACCTTACCTACAATGTTAAGATTTACGTATGAAATTAGTAAGAAATATGGATTGCCCGTTGCTAACAGTTTCCACGCTGGAGATGGTACCCTACATCCGCTAATAGGTTTTGATCCTAAGAACGCTGATGAAACAATTAAAGCAATTAAAGCAGCTGAAGAGATTACAAAATTAGCTATAAAAGTAGGCGGAGTACCTAGTGGAGAACACGGCATTGGTATAGAGAAGATAAAGTTTATGAAGCTTTACTACTCAGAAGACGACTTGACCCTAATGCGAAGACTAAAGGCGACATTTGATCCCAAGAGGCTTCTAAATCCGTGTAAGTTGATTCCTCCAGCTAAAAATGAAATATGCAACACGGTAAATAGGATACATACTTACTTATTAGAGGGAGATATATGA
- a CDS encoding lipoate--protein ligase family protein translates to MKLRVLLTEYPNDPYLNVAMDEALLLHSKYVPILRIWRNEKSVVLGILSSISDEVNLEMIKKYDVKLARRISGGGSVFHDMGNINYTFITSGQGGIDYLYGYLLRGTISAIENLVNDRVEVYNETDIAFKGYKISGNAGYINEDKYLLHGTLLVSSNLDILHKVLIIPPKNYRKKDINMIKYRVSNLSNLVKGDITYDEAIEAFIRGFSSLLRCDDYFFDDISDEELKLAMRLANEKYSKKEFIYKR, encoded by the coding sequence GTGAAGCTTAGGGTATTATTAACGGAATATCCCAATGACCCCTATTTGAATGTTGCAATGGACGAAGCGCTTTTATTACACAGTAAATACGTCCCTATTTTAAGAATATGGAGAAACGAGAAGAGTGTAGTTTTAGGAATATTGTCAAGTATAAGTGATGAGGTTAATTTAGAAATGATTAAGAAATACGATGTGAAATTGGCTAGGAGGATTAGCGGTGGAGGGTCTGTCTTTCACGATATGGGGAACATAAACTATACTTTCATAACAAGCGGTCAAGGTGGCATAGATTATCTTTACGGTTATTTGCTAAGAGGTACGATTAGCGCAATAGAGAATTTGGTAAATGATAGAGTTGAGGTTTATAACGAAACTGATATTGCATTTAAGGGTTACAAGATTTCTGGCAATGCTGGATATATAAATGAGGATAAGTATCTTTTACACGGCACTCTTCTCGTTTCATCTAATTTGGATATATTGCATAAGGTACTAATAATACCTCCTAAAAATTACAGAAAAAAAGATATTAACATGATAAAGTATCGAGTAAGCAATCTCTCAAACTTGGTAAAAGGCGATATAACCTATGATGAAGCGATTGAGGCTTTCATAAGAGGTTTCTCGTCACTCTTACGTTGCGATGACTATTTTTTCGACGATATAAGTGATGAGGAATTGAAGCTTGCAATGAGGCTGGCTAACGAAAAGTACTCAAAAAAAGAGTTCATTTATAAACGTTAA
- a CDS encoding biotin/lipoyl-containing protein: MQAELKIPEDIWPRRRDWGGEIVSLYIKEGSEIKVGDVIAEVEIEKAILKILSQYNGKVIKVLVREGDKVSPGSVIALIEV, translated from the coding sequence GTGCAAGCCGAGTTAAAGATCCCAGAAGATATATGGCCTAGAAGAAGGGATTGGGGAGGGGAAATAGTCTCATTATACATAAAAGAAGGAAGTGAGATTAAGGTAGGAGATGTTATAGCTGAGGTTGAGATCGAGAAGGCAATATTAAAGATTTTATCCCAGTACAATGGTAAGGTAATTAAAGTTTTGGTAAGAGAAGGAGATAAGGTATCGCCAGGATCAGTTATAGCCTTAATAGAGGTTTAG
- the lipA gene encoding lipoyl synthase, translated as MEKKVQIAVYENENFKRVAEIVKKKSIATVCEEALCPNIMECWGSGTATFMIMGSICTRGCRFCYVLKGKPSPLDDEEPKRVAEAVKEMELDYVVITSVDRDDLSDGGAQHFANVVKTVKELNPGIIVEVLTPDFRGNIDAVKKVIDAGVDVFAHNVETVRRLTPIVRDPRASYEQSLNVLKYAENVIKKSSILLGLGETWDEIVETMRDLRSVGVSILVLSQYMRPSRKQLEVKKRYTLEEFKELEEIAYSMGFSAVISLPLARTSYKAKEAYFRAIENAKNHS; from the coding sequence ATGGAGAAAAAAGTTCAAATTGCAGTTTACGAGAATGAAAACTTCAAAAGAGTAGCAGAGATTGTAAAGAAGAAAAGTATTGCTACTGTGTGTGAAGAGGCGCTATGCCCAAACATTATGGAATGCTGGGGATCTGGAACTGCAACATTTATGATCATGGGGAGCATTTGTACTAGAGGTTGTAGGTTTTGTTATGTGTTAAAGGGAAAGCCCTCACCATTGGACGATGAAGAACCTAAAAGAGTTGCAGAAGCGGTAAAGGAGATGGAACTGGACTACGTTGTAATAACCAGTGTTGATAGAGACGACCTATCCGATGGGGGAGCACAACATTTCGCTAACGTGGTGAAAACAGTAAAAGAACTTAACCCGGGTATAATAGTTGAAGTGTTAACTCCAGACTTTAGGGGGAATATTGACGCAGTTAAAAAAGTAATTGATGCTGGAGTTGACGTATTTGCACATAACGTTGAGACCGTAAGAAGACTAACGCCAATAGTAAGGGACCCTAGAGCCTCATATGAGCAAAGTCTCAATGTTTTAAAATATGCTGAAAACGTGATAAAAAAATCCTCAATCCTCTTAGGTCTCGGTGAGACTTGGGATGAGATAGTAGAAACGATGAGAGATTTGAGAAGTGTAGGAGTTAGTATATTGGTACTTTCACAATATATGAGACCTAGTCGTAAACAATTGGAGGTTAAGAAGCGTTATACTTTAGAAGAGTTTAAGGAACTTGAGGAAATAGCCTACTCAATGGGTTTCTCAGCTGTGATCTCCTTACCATTAGCTAGAACCTCTTATAAGGCGAAAGAGGCCTATTTTAGGGCGATTGAAAATGCTAAGAATCATAGTTGA
- the wrbA gene encoding NAD(P)H:quinone oxidoreductase: MECPKILVLFYGYGSIVDLAKNVAEGAKEITKEVKLARVKEYFPQEIVNKFRIPIDTVKDIPEATLSDLEWADGIVMGSPTRYGNMTGQLKLFLDQTAELWIKGSLYGKPVGFFTEASTMHGGHESTILAMANYAYHHGMIIVPVGYGIKEVSSTMTGGSPYGASHLGNKKELDENEINIAKFLGKRVAEVAKKLRC; the protein is encoded by the coding sequence ATGGAGTGCCCTAAAATCCTTGTCCTATTCTATGGATATGGTTCGATAGTAGATTTAGCTAAAAACGTAGCAGAAGGAGCAAAGGAAATAACAAAAGAAGTTAAGTTGGCTAGAGTAAAAGAATATTTTCCACAAGAAATAGTTAACAAGTTTAGAATTCCTATTGATACTGTTAAGGATATACCGGAGGCTACATTATCTGATCTTGAATGGGCTGATGGAATTGTAATGGGATCTCCAACAAGATATGGAAATATGACTGGCCAATTAAAACTCTTTCTAGACCAAACTGCTGAATTGTGGATAAAAGGGTCATTGTACGGAAAACCAGTGGGATTCTTCACTGAAGCATCAACAATGCATGGAGGGCACGAAAGTACAATATTGGCAATGGCGAATTACGCTTATCACCATGGAATGATAATAGTTCCAGTAGGATATGGAATAAAGGAAGTCTCAAGTACTATGACTGGAGGAAGTCCGTATGGAGCATCGCACTTGGGAAATAAGAAGGAGTTAGATGAAAATGAGATCAATATAGCTAAGTTCTTAGGCAAAAGAGTTGCAGAAGTTGCAAAGAAGTTGAGATGTTAA
- a CDS encoding IS607 family transposase, with protein sequence MLRPKEACQRLGISYATLREYVKKGYIKPVILQSGKWRFREEDVERLMGIIRKRKVILYARVSSSTQKDELVNQVKYLEEQVKEYDLVITDIGSGLNMKRKGFLKLLRMILNNEVSRVVVAYPDRLVRFGFEILEETCKAHGCEIVVLNQEDKEEELVEDLVSILVSFSGKLYGMRSHKYEKVKKCAEELKN encoded by the coding sequence ATGCTAAGACCTAAGGAAGCATGCCAAAGACTAGGAATATCCTATGCAACACTTAGAGAATACGTTAAGAAAGGATACATAAAACCAGTTATACTACAGAGCGGAAAATGGAGGTTCAGAGAAGAGGACGTAGAGAGGCTAATGGGAATTATTAGAAAGAGAAAAGTGATATTATACGCTAGAGTATCATCTTCCACACAAAAAGACGAACTAGTAAACCAAGTGAAGTATCTAGAGGAACAAGTCAAAGAATACGACCTCGTAATTACTGACATAGGTTCCGGGTTAAACATGAAGAGAAAGGGGTTCTTGAAGTTGTTGAGAATGATATTAAATAACGAAGTATCACGCGTAGTTGTTGCTTACCCAGATAGGCTAGTCAGATTCGGTTTCGAAATCCTGGAGGAGACTTGTAAAGCACATGGTTGTGAAATAGTAGTACTAAACCAAGAGGACAAAGAGGAAGAACTGGTTGAAGACTTAGTCTCAATACTAGTCTCATTCAGTGGGAAACTCTATGGCATGAGGAGTCATAAATACGAAAAGGTGAAGAAATGTGCTGAAGAACTTAAGAATTAG
- a CDS encoding (Fe-S)-binding protein, with product MISSLKLTEMCTHCGFCLETCPTYVVTRNEVHSPRGRIEAVRIGINSTGFETCMYCRLCETACPAGVKYAQIITPVRKSSLKKTVMEKMLENPKLLAKSLKLLSKANSYPEVQRFVKFVKPNEVSEPLETDGEGDIILFPGCIESVIFRKTVEKAYKYLGKKYKVKIINGCCGLAHISNGNYEGAKKLAIRLAEKVKGKKVITLQSNCAAFMKEYKEWFGIEINAYDFAEFLIKEGIELPKVNDTFTVHYPCHAYRQKLVSHIRNVAEKMGIKIREMEDPHFECGAGGDYWLSHPKLSDMVMNVKRGKIAKSEAKKVIVTNSVCALAIRSMGYDVYHIADLLDT from the coding sequence ATGATCTCGTCCTTAAAATTAACTGAAATGTGTACCCACTGTGGATTTTGTCTAGAAACTTGCCCAACGTACGTTGTAACTAGAAATGAAGTGCACTCACCGAGGGGTAGAATAGAGGCAGTGAGGATTGGAATAAATAGTACCGGATTCGAGACGTGCATGTATTGTAGATTGTGCGAAACTGCTTGCCCAGCGGGTGTGAAATACGCCCAAATCATTACGCCGGTTAGGAAGAGTTCTCTAAAGAAAACCGTAATGGAAAAAATGTTGGAGAATCCAAAGTTATTAGCCAAATCGTTAAAGTTATTAAGCAAGGCGAATAGTTATCCAGAAGTACAGAGGTTTGTGAAATTCGTTAAACCTAATGAAGTCTCAGAACCATTGGAAACTGATGGAGAAGGGGACATAATACTATTCCCTGGTTGTATAGAATCAGTTATCTTTAGGAAAACTGTTGAGAAGGCTTACAAATATTTAGGTAAAAAATACAAGGTAAAGATTATTAATGGTTGTTGTGGGCTAGCTCACATAAGCAACGGAAATTATGAAGGGGCTAAAAAGTTAGCAATTAGACTTGCTGAAAAAGTGAAGGGTAAAAAAGTTATAACGCTGCAGTCTAATTGTGCAGCATTTATGAAGGAGTATAAGGAATGGTTTGGTATAGAAATTAACGCATATGATTTTGCTGAATTTCTAATAAAGGAAGGCATTGAACTACCTAAGGTTAACGATACATTTACTGTTCACTATCCTTGTCATGCCTATAGACAAAAGCTAGTTTCACATATTCGTAATGTTGCTGAGAAAATGGGAATTAAAATAAGGGAGATGGAGGATCCACATTTCGAGTGTGGTGCTGGTGGTGATTATTGGTTATCTCATCCTAAGCTATCTGATATGGTAATGAACGTTAAGAGGGGTAAGATAGCCAAAAGCGAAGCTAAAAAGGTTATTGTAACTAATAGTGTCTGTGCATTAGCCATAAGGTCAATGGGTTATGACGTATACCATATTGCTGATTTATTGGATACCTAG